A genomic segment from Lutzomyia longipalpis isolate SR_M1_2022 chromosome 3, ASM2433408v1 encodes:
- the LOC129791759 gene encoding bifunctional heparan sulfate N-deacetylase/N-sulfotransferase has translation MIGLEKTPLWKPSGSPQRENHIENGHVILRSPARLLNGNFPTAANGNGGNVVMKCTLYLLKSVNFRRCVAALVLVTVVMIFYYTSVVNSPFPGFIHHDTRPSPLVNCRMMNRKVHMEGSTAPDHRSEARLRIDPKVLVFVETTYSRLGRDIAELLVYNRIKYKIEVAGKSLPVLTNLDKGRYGVIVFENFDKYLHMDKWNRELLDKYCREYSVGIVGFISASEETLVGAQLRGFPIYIHTNLRLRDATLNALSPILRLTRAGDTAWGALPGSDWAVFQHNHSTYEPLEWAQRNTLDYPTDGVTQPPLATVVQDHGKFDGIQRVLFGSGLRFWLHRLLFLDALSYLSHGQLSLSLNRMILVDIDDIFVGELGTRLKPDDVQALIATQKRLATLVPGFKFNLGFSGKYFHHGNHDENLGDDMILRHVDQFNWFSHMWNHQQPHLYDNLTNLVADMMLNKEFAREKGIPVDSGYSVSPHHSGVYPAHELLYMAWKKVWDIKVTSTEEYPHLRPARLRRGFIHRNIMVLPRQTCGLFTHTMYIDRYPGGREKLDDSIQGGELFQTIVYNPINIFMTHMSNYGSDRLALYTFESVIKFLQCWTNLNLTSAPPLKLGETYFKLHPDEVDPVWGNPCDDVRHIKIWSRNKSCESLPRFLVIGPQKTGTTALYTFLSMHPSIASNLPNPDTFEEIQFFNGINYYRGLDWYMNFFPVQSNGSAKYMFEKSATYFDGDFVPKRAHALLPKAKIIMILISPAKRAYSWYEHIKAHGDLIANNYSFYQVITASDSSPRPLKDLRNRCLNPGKYAQHMERWLAYYTAQQLHIIDGEQLKSNPVEVMMELQRFLKITPTFDYSSHLRYDAKKGFYCQVVGETRNKCLGKSKGRQYPPMDERSQKILQRYYLSHNTALVKLLHKLGSRPIPQWLKDDLSTTS, from the exons atgATTGGTTTGGAAAAGACACCACTATGGAAGCCATCGGGTTCACCACAAAGGGAGAATCACATTGAAAATGGGCACGTGATTCTGCGTAGTCCGGCACGTTTGTTAAATGGCAACTTTCCCACAGCCGCCAATGGAAATGGTGGAAATGTGGTAATGAAATGCACATTGTACCTGTTGAAGAGCGTCAATTTTCGAAGATGTGTCGCCGCTCTTGTTCTAGTCACCGTTGTAATGATCTTCTACTACACAAGTGTCGTCAATTCACCATTTCCTGG tttcATCCATCATGACACAAGACCATCACCCCTGGTGAATTGTCGAATGATGAATAGAAAGGTCCACATGGAGGGGTCCACGGCGCCTGATCATCGTTCCGAAGCAAGGCTGCGTATCGATCCCAAAGTGCTTGTATTTGTGGAGACCACGTACTCAAGGCTGGGTCGTGACATTGCAGAATTGCTTGTCTACAATCGAATCAA GTACAAAATAGAAGTGGCTGGCAAAAGTCTTCCGGTACTTACGAATCTGGACAAGGGTCGATACGGTGTAATTGTATTTGAGAActttgacaaatatttgcacaTGGACAAGTGGAATCGTGAGCTTTTGGACAAATACTGCCGGGAGTATTCGGTGGGAATTGTTGGATTTATCAGTGCCAGTGAGGAGACTCTCGTGGGTGCTCAACTACGTGGCTTTCCCATTTACATTCATACAAATCTCAGGCTACGGGATGCCACACTGAATGCCCTCTCGCCAATATTGAGGCTAACACGGGCCGGGGATACGGCATGGGGTGCCCTCCCTGGGTCCGATTGGGCTGTCTTCCAGCACAATCACAGCACGTATGAGCCCCTTGAGTGGGCACAGAGGAATACGTTGGATTATCCAACGGACGGTGTGACGCAACCCCCCTTGGCGACGGTTGTGCAGGATCATGGTAAATTCGATGGGATTCAGCGTGTTCTCTTTGGGTCTGGCTTGCGATTTTGGTTGCATCGTCTTCTCTTCTTGGACGCCCTGTCGTACCTGAGCCATGGGCAGCTGAGCCTAAGTCTCAATCGGATGATCCTTGTGGATATTGATGATATCTTTGTGGGGGAATTGGGGACACGCCTCAAGCCGGATGACGTTCAGGCGCTCATTGCAACACAGAAGCGTCTTGCAACCCTCGTGCCGGGCTTCAAGTTCAATCTCGGCTTCTCGGGGAAGTACTTCCATCATGGGAATCACGATGAGAACCTCGGGGATGACATGATCCTCCGGCATGTGGATCAATTTAATTGGTTCTCCCACATGTGGAATCATCAGCAACCCCATTTGTATGATAATCTCACAAATCTCGTGGCGGACATGATGCTCAACAAGGAATTTGCAAGGGAGAAAGGGATCCCCGTGGATTCGGGCTATTCAGTCAGTCCGCACCATTCGGGTGTCTATCCCGCCCATGAACTCCTCTACATGGCATGGAAGAAAGTTTGGGACATCAAAGTTACCTCCACAGAGGAGTATCCACACCTTCGACCAGCACGACTGCGACGGGGATTTATTCACAG AAACATCATGGTACTCCCACGACAAACATGCGGCCTCTTCACCCACACAATGTACATCGATCGCTACCCGGGTGGTCGTGAGAAGCTCGACGACTCAATCCAAGGTGGTGAGCTCTTCCAGACAATTGTCTACAATCCCATAAACATCTTCATGACCCACATGTCCAACTACGGGAGTGATCGCCTTGCACTGTACACCTTTGAGTCGGTGATAAAGTTCCTGCAATGCTGGACGAATTTAAATCTCACATCGGCACCACCACTTAAGCTAGGTGAGACGTACTTTAAGCTGCACCCCGACGAGGTGGATCCCGTGTGGGGGAATCCATGTGATGATGTGCGCCACATAAAGATTTGGTCGAGGAATAAGAGTTGCGAGAGTCTCCCGCGTTTCTTGGTGATTGGACCGCAGAAAACGGGCACAACCGCCCTCTATACATTCCTCAGTATGCACCCCAGTATTGCCAGCAACCTCCCCAACCCCGATACCTTCGAGGAGATTCAATTCTTCAACGGGATCAACTACTACAGGGGCCTAGATTGGTACATGAACTTCTTCCCGGTACAGAGCAATGGTTCAGCAAAATACATGTTTGAGAAGTCAGCAACATACTTTGATGGGGATTTTGTACCAAAGCGAGCACACGCCCTTCTGCCAAAGGCAAAAATCATCATGATCCTCATATCACCGGCTAAACGTGCCTATTCCTGGTATGAGCACATTAAGGCGCACGGTGATTTAATTGCCAACAACTACAGCTTCTATCAG gTAATAACAGCGAGTGATTCCTCCCCACGTCCCCTGAAGGATTTGAGGAATCGCTGCCTAAATCCAGGGAAGTATGCTCAGCATATGGAACGATGGTTGGCCTATTATACAGCACAGCAGCTCCACATAATTGATGGGGAGCAGCTGAAATCGAATCCGGTGGAGGTGATGATGGAGCTTCAGAGATTCCTTAAAATAACACCCACCTTTGACTACTCCAGTCACCTGCGCTACGATGCCAAGAAGGGTTTCTATTGCCAAGTTGTCGGGGAGACACGGAATAAATGCCTGGGGAAGTCCAAGGGGCGACAATATCCGCCAATGGATGAGAGGAgtcagaaaattcttcagag atACTATTTGAGCCACAATACAGCCCTCGTGAAGTTGCTACATAAACTCGGCTCTCGCCCAATTCCACAATGGTTGAAGGATGATCTCTCCACGACATCATAA